A genomic segment from bacterium encodes:
- a CDS encoding class I SAM-dependent methyltransferase encodes MSKKKANKKPHYGYYGFGYFHLIVSVDIILGAVVTIFLSKVIGIIVIALGLWSLLGYWVGMHFSRQHEPYDLSDILTLKGDENVLDVGCGLGKATIGVANLLKEGKAIGIDIWDRRDIMNASLERAYKNAEIEGVRDKVEFRTGNALSIPFPDNSFDVVVAASLLDSFWSDSKRLKFLSEVLRVLKPEGKFLSMEPLRNIGMIIMIPLLAWKFLPKEKCIDLLERSGFVNLEYKYKNEMGHFLVEKRG; translated from the coding sequence ATGAGTAAAAAGAAGGCTAACAAAAAACCACACTATGGATATTATGGCTTTGGATACTTTCACCTTATTGTTAGTGTGGATATTATTTTGGGGGCAGTAGTTACCATATTCCTGTCAAAAGTGATAGGGATAATTGTTATTGCCCTGGGGCTGTGGAGCTTACTTGGCTATTGGGTAGGAATGCATTTCAGTAGGCAGCATGAACCATATGATTTATCAGACATACTGACTTTGAAAGGTGATGAAAATGTATTAGATGTAGGATGTGGTTTAGGTAAAGCTACTATTGGAGTGGCAAATCTTTTGAAAGAAGGAAAGGCTATAGGAATTGATATCTGGGACAGAAGGGATATTATGAATGCTTCTCTTGAACGAGCTTATAAGAATGCAGAAATTGAGGGTGTGAGAGACAAGGTTGAATTTAGAACAGGAAATGCTTTGAGCATTCCTTTCCCAGATAATTCTTTTGATGTTGTAGTTGCGGCAAGTCTGTTGGATAGTTTTTGGAGTGATTCAAAAAGACTTAAATTTTTGTCAGAGGTTTTGAGGGTTTTAAAACCAGAGGGAAAATTCCTATCAATGGAACCATTACGAAATATAGGAATGATTATTATGATCCCACTTTTAGCCTGGAAGTTTCTCCCTAAAGAAAAATGCATAGATTTATTGGAGCGATCAGGATTCGTTAATCTTGAGTATAAGTATAAAAACGAAATGGGGCATTTCTTGGTAGAAAAACGCGGGTAA